In Paralcaligenes sp. KSB-10, the following are encoded in one genomic region:
- the atpB gene encoding F0F1 ATP synthase subunit A, with translation MAASDISPQSEYIQHHLVHLNNIGAKQAVIADFNIVNYDSLFWAILMGLIVVYVLWRAAKSATTGVPGRFQVSVEMLASMVDEEAKSIVPNEVSRRFMTPLALTVFLWIILMNTLDLVPIDMLSWIFRMTGLGTHHGDVLYYHRILPTADLNVPMGMALGVLLLMFYYGIKIKHPLGFVKDLFTAPFHAHGVLGVVLMPFNFLLNVIEYAAKSLSLGMRLFGNMFAGELIFMLIALLGGAWTGFNGMSFGLGIGQVIAGSVWAIFHILIVLLQAFIFMMLTLVYVGQAHESH, from the coding sequence ATGGCTGCTAGTGATATTTCGCCTCAGTCTGAGTATATTCAGCACCACTTGGTTCATTTAAACAATATTGGAGCCAAGCAAGCGGTTATTGCCGATTTCAATATCGTCAACTACGACTCGCTGTTCTGGGCCATTCTAATGGGCCTGATTGTGGTGTATGTGCTGTGGCGCGCCGCCAAGTCTGCCACCACCGGGGTACCGGGCCGCTTCCAGGTGTCGGTCGAGATGCTGGCCAGCATGGTCGACGAAGAAGCCAAAAGCATTGTGCCCAACGAAGTGTCGCGCCGTTTCATGACACCGCTGGCGCTGACCGTGTTCCTGTGGATCATTCTCATGAACACGCTGGATCTGGTTCCTATCGACATGCTGAGCTGGATCTTCAGAATGACCGGCCTGGGCACGCATCATGGCGATGTACTTTATTACCATCGCATATTGCCTACCGCCGATCTCAACGTACCCATGGGCATGGCCCTGGGCGTGTTGCTCCTGATGTTCTATTACGGCATCAAGATCAAGCATCCCCTTGGTTTCGTCAAAGATTTATTTACTGCACCGTTCCATGCGCATGGCGTCTTGGGCGTTGTACTCATGCCGTTCAATTTTTTGCTGAATGTCATCGAATACGCCGCCAAATCGCTTTCATTGGGCATGCGGTTGTTCGGCAATATGTTTGCCGGCGAATTGATTTTCATGCTGATCGCCCTGCTGGGCGGAGCATGGACCGGATTTAATGGCATGAGCTTCGGGCTTGGGATCGGCCAGGTAATAGCAGGGTCGGTGTGGGCAATCTTCCACATCCTGATCGTGTTGTTGCAGGCGTTCATTTTCATGATGCTGACCTTGGTCTATGTAGGTCAGGCTCACGAAAGCCATTAA
- a CDS encoding F0F1 ATP synthase subunit delta, giving the protein MAELSTIARPYAEALFAAARDDQADLASWSDLVNELAQVASIESVREAMTDPRLGDAQRADLFAGLIKSPLSKTARNFIELLVGNDRLLFLPQIAQQFDALKNRHDGTALAEITSAFALDDAQVQQIVVGLEKKFGLKLKPVVTVDASLIGGVRVMVGDQVLDTSVQAQLARMRDTLAA; this is encoded by the coding sequence ATGGCTGAATTATCGACTATCGCCAGACCCTACGCCGAAGCGTTGTTTGCTGCGGCCCGCGACGACCAGGCCGACCTGGCATCGTGGTCGGATCTGGTCAACGAGCTTGCCCAAGTGGCAAGCATAGAAAGCGTGCGTGAAGCAATGACCGATCCTCGCCTGGGCGATGCCCAACGCGCTGATCTGTTTGCCGGCCTGATCAAATCGCCGCTTTCGAAGACGGCGCGTAATTTTATCGAGCTGCTGGTCGGCAACGACCGTTTGTTGTTCCTGCCCCAGATTGCACAGCAGTTCGATGCGCTCAAGAACCGGCACGATGGGACTGCACTTGCGGAAATCACAAGCGCGTTTGCGCTTGACGATGCGCAGGTTCAGCAAATTGTTGTTGGCCTCGAGAAAAAATTTGGCCTCAAACTCAAACCGGTCGTGACTGTCGACGCCTCCCTGATCGGTGGTGTGCGCGTCATGGTCGGCGACCAAGTACTTGATACTTCCGTGCAGGCCCAGTTGGCCCGCATGCGCGATACGCTGGCCGCCTGA
- the atpE gene encoding F0F1 ATP synthase subunit C → MTNVAFVALACGLIIGLGAIGACIGIGLMGGKYLEASARQPELMNVLQTKMFLLAGLIDAAFLIGVGIAMLFAFSNPFVG, encoded by the coding sequence ATGACCAACGTTGCTTTCGTTGCTCTGGCTTGCGGTCTTATTATTGGTCTTGGCGCTATTGGCGCATGTATCGGTATCGGTTTGATGGGTGGCAAATATCTGGAAGCGTCGGCTCGCCAGCCTGAGTTGATGAATGTTCTGCAAACCAAGATGTTCCTGCTGGCCGGTCTTATCGATGCGGCCTTCCTGATCGGTGTTGGTATTGCCATGTTGTTTGCCTTCTCCAATCCGTTTGTCGGGTAA
- a CDS encoding F0F1 ATP synthase subunit B: MNLNATLFFQMLVFFVLGWFTMKFIWPPLTKAMDDRRQKIADGLAAADKGKADLAQAQARISLIEASAKTENHARMVEAEKQAAALIEQSRREGEAEKARIIAQAKQDAAQEVQRAREGLRADVAVLAVKGAEQILKREVNAQVHAELLDQLKAQL, translated from the coding sequence GTGAATTTAAACGCGACTCTCTTTTTCCAGATGCTCGTGTTTTTTGTTCTGGGCTGGTTCACGATGAAATTCATCTGGCCACCCCTGACAAAAGCAATGGACGATCGCCGTCAGAAAATTGCCGATGGCCTGGCGGCCGCCGACAAGGGCAAGGCCGACTTGGCTCAAGCCCAGGCGCGCATCAGCCTGATAGAAGCTTCTGCGAAAACTGAAAACCATGCCCGCATGGTAGAGGCCGAGAAGCAAGCCGCTGCTTTAATTGAGCAATCCCGCCGTGAAGGCGAGGCCGAAAAAGCCAGAATCATTGCGCAAGCCAAGCAAGACGCTGCGCAAGAGGTTCAACGCGCTCGCGAAGGTTTGCGTGCCGATGTGGCCGTTTTGGCTGTCAAAGGTGCGGAACAAATTCTTAAACGAGAAGTTAACGCACAAGTGCACGCCGAGCTGCTGGATCAGCTTAAGGCACAACTCTAA